The Nitrospirota bacterium genome has a window encoding:
- a CDS encoding type I restriction enzyme HsdR N-terminal domain-containing protein, producing MTERGYKTIIEIISDGDGEREGLFKVGEKKIEYSAIKKSYNITDPEEQVRASFYYELIKKYQYPKERIDLEVIVPRREPTDKADIVIYEDDEKKKPYIVVECKKDGISPAEIKQAIEQAFGNANSLRAKYTILVAGNVRIAFDVANFPSEEREKNIIADIPIRYGKVIKFKYRKGDAQWDLKEVTRDELLAKFQQCHDTLWEGGKRNPAEAFDEMSKLMFCKIHDERFLTKKGEPYQFQIGTHETIKEVAERIRGVYEDAKKRDINVFLEPMKVEDPIIYSVVEVLQGISLWKTELDTKGEAYEQFLGGVFKGTMGQYFTPRPIVKFMVDFLEPADKDLVIDPACGSGGFLIYTLEKVRKDLEEGLDSKDAEYRWREFALKQVFGIEVNVEYQRNSPVSIKIIPHLVSE from the coding sequence ATGACAGAAAGGGGGTATAAAACAATAATAGAGATAATAAGTGATGGTGATGGTGAAAGAGAAGGGCTTTTTAAAGTCGGTGAGAAAAAGATTGAATATTCAGCTATCAAAAAGAGCTATAACATTACCGACCCTGAAGAACAGGTTAGAGCATCTTTTTACTATGAGCTAATCAAAAAGTATCAATATCCAAAGGAGCGAATTGACCTTGAGGTTATCGTTCCCAGAAGGGAACCCACGGATAAGGCAGATATTGTAATTTATGAAGATGATGAGAAAAAGAAGCCTTATATCGTTGTAGAATGCAAGAAAGATGGTATCTCTCCGGCAGAGATAAAACAGGCTATCGAGCAAGCCTTTGGAAATGCCAATTCTTTAAGGGCAAAATACACTATCCTTGTTGCTGGCAATGTCAGGATAGCCTTTGATGTTGCCAACTTCCCATCTGAGGAAAGAGAAAAGAATATTATTGCTGATATACCTATTCGCTATGGGAAAGTCATCAAGTTTAAGTATCGTAAAGGTGATGCACAGTGGGATTTAAAAGAGGTAACAAGGGACGAACTCCTTGCTAAATTTCAGCAATGCCACGATACATTATGGGAAGGTGGTAAAAGAAATCCTGCAGAGGCATTTGATGAGATGAGCAAGCTCATGTTCTGCAAAATCCACGATGAGAGGTTTCTTACCAAAAAAGGAGAACCTTATCAATTCCAAATTGGAACTCATGAGACAATAAAAGAAGTGGCTGAAAGGATAAGGGGAGTTTATGAAGATGCTAAAAAACGAGATATAAATGTATTTTTAGAGCCAATGAAGGTTGAGGACCCAATTATTTATAGTGTAGTAGAGGTATTGCAGGGAATATCTTTATGGAAAACGGAACTTGATACTAAAGGCGAAGCTTATGAGCAGTTTCTTGGTGGTGTTTTTAAAGGAACAATGGGACAATACTTTACTCCTCGCCCTATCGTAAAATTCATGGTAGATTTTCTTGAGCCCGCAGATAAAGACCTTGTGATTGACCCTGCATGTGGTTCGGGTGGGTTTTTAATCTATACCTTAGAAAAAGTAAGAAAGGACTTAGAAGAAGGGCTTGATTCTAAAGATGCCGAATATAGATGGCGGGAGTTTGCACTGAAGCAGGTCTTTGGCATAGAGGTAAATGTCGAGTATCAGCGAAATTCCCCAGTTAGTATCAAAATAATTCCCCACCTGGTATCAGAATAA
- a CDS encoding translocation/assembly module TamB domain-containing protein encodes MKSKTIARILLLFILLFIAAGTLIFRSDYISEKAKEVIVAEIKKATEREVGIKKVTVNFFPPFVTLEDVTLYDKDGRIIVFLKKVKGKINPIRLFKKEIMARKLDIDGFAISVERYHDGRLNVIDVFECIKRYVASEQEIPLKLVFKNIELESGTFNLTDKDILVEGKIDSQMRVRDNMLWFDQLKVAFDTINKLNLKGKINTTTSFLDLDFKATLSVPFLTDLLKKDVYKDEIDGVIDVVGKIEGNYPELNSKGTLTLNNGRLLDKEVKKFETAFSFREKRLSLYDFSGNVMGGSISGDAGIIFEDPAIYWVKVDLSGLKGNDLFPGYGSFLSSVSFHIDGRGSGGNLRGNSWLKNVNTSIAVSGDVNLKTGALSLSIEGNTDNIGDFIDPAFKGVRGSLSLKGEVSGAFKEPSLRGDIILKDGQVKGVPVHGVGEIQYTRGIIKVHRLTLKQGEGVYSFNGDIDLRSKDGKLSFAQPRFNATVKMNNCDPVAVVMIVYKGLPIHTSVDGQFNFKGGFKDFEGKGTLSLRGGEAYGQGFDRATISVVLKTKEIEFPSVMVFRENRALKAKGRMGFNEQFDAEVQADRVKLSDIDAVKKNLRFDSAFSLSISGRGSFDSPVISGKTVISKLTHKKRDFGGGLLEWHIEKKRLNVILSLLDKGIRGDIEMQFIQQLPWKASVVMNKARLDPFINEFSKTDGVPQKSKDFFGVLVTGKIDANGYALDMKTMSLMAEITSLSSDIYGYRVINDGPITFNMKGGNLRIGLFRLKGEGTSLDVDGWVKVTEGYNLNLNGGAELVLLRLFSSEIEQISGSAQIAVAISGKWENPDIQGGVIIQNGVLKFKGMPQRIAGLRGEMVLDKNKIVLENLMGGYGRGGAKISGVAYLKGFIPYRFYAQIAIKDIDVMYPEGLNMLLDGDIIYEGTPKTQRLSGDIKVVKAVYNKRIEWKSWLIKLTRRQEPPRTEVSTFGDTELNLRLTGKENIWIDNNVAKTPITADLIIRGTVNNPQMLGRLTSSGGTVFFRSNEFRIISATADFIDPKRIYPVFNLNADSKIRNYLVRLVLSGHLDRFDLSLTSDPPLSDQDILALLTVGQTSKGLRGIEAGVSASEAASFVTGKIQDVIEERLKDIVGFDRFQIDPYVSRSVTSGSPRVTVGKRLLADKLYVTYSTNIGSAEEQLLQVEYIFSKRFSLIGIRDEQGQVGGDIKFRLEFR; translated from the coding sequence GTGAAGAGCAAGACAATCGCCAGGATATTACTTCTTTTTATTCTCCTCTTTATAGCCGCGGGGACACTTATCTTCAGAAGCGACTATATTTCTGAAAAGGCAAAAGAGGTCATAGTCGCCGAAATCAAGAAAGCTACAGAAAGGGAAGTAGGTATCAAAAAGGTTACAGTTAACTTTTTCCCACCATTTGTTACCCTTGAGGATGTAACACTCTACGATAAAGATGGCAGAATCATAGTCTTTTTAAAGAAGGTGAAAGGAAAGATAAATCCAATCAGGCTATTTAAAAAAGAGATAATGGCAAGGAAGCTCGATATAGATGGCTTTGCTATCTCTGTAGAGAGATACCACGATGGCAGATTGAATGTTATTGATGTCTTTGAGTGTATAAAGAGGTATGTCGCGTCAGAACAGGAAATCCCATTAAAATTGGTTTTCAAAAATATTGAACTCGAATCAGGGACATTCAATCTTACAGATAAAGATATATTGGTTGAGGGGAAGATTGATAGCCAGATGCGGGTAAGAGACAATATGCTATGGTTCGATCAACTAAAGGTTGCATTTGACACTATAAACAAACTTAATCTTAAAGGAAAAATAAATACCACTACCTCCTTTTTAGACCTTGACTTCAAGGCAACTCTATCAGTGCCCTTTCTAACAGATTTACTGAAAAAAGATGTGTATAAAGATGAAATTGATGGCGTTATAGATGTAGTGGGAAAAATCGAGGGGAATTACCCTGAGTTGAACTCTAAAGGGACACTCACATTAAACAATGGTAGACTTTTGGATAAAGAAGTAAAGAAATTTGAAACCGCGTTTTCATTCAGAGAGAAAAGACTCTCACTGTATGATTTCTCAGGCAATGTAATGGGTGGTAGTATTTCCGGCGATGCAGGTATCATTTTTGAAGACCCAGCAATATACTGGGTGAAGGTTGATCTCTCGGGACTCAAGGGAAACGACCTTTTCCCTGGGTATGGTAGCTTCTTATCATCCGTGAGTTTTCATATAGATGGCAGGGGTAGTGGAGGAAATCTCAGGGGTAATAGCTGGCTAAAAAATGTGAATACATCGATAGCGGTATCAGGAGATGTTAACCTCAAAACAGGTGCACTTTCACTATCCATAGAGGGCAATACTGATAATATTGGTGATTTTATTGATCCTGCATTCAAAGGTGTTAGAGGTTCTCTTAGCCTTAAGGGTGAAGTGAGCGGTGCATTTAAAGAGCCATCCTTAAGAGGCGATATAATCCTCAAAGATGGGCAGGTTAAGGGTGTACCCGTTCATGGAGTGGGTGAGATACAGTATACACGTGGAATAATCAAGGTTCACAGGCTTACCCTTAAACAGGGAGAGGGTGTTTACTCGTTCAACGGAGATATAGACCTGAGGAGCAAGGATGGTAAATTGTCATTTGCTCAACCTCGATTCAATGCTACCGTGAAGATGAATAATTGTGACCCGGTAGCGGTCGTGATGATTGTTTATAAAGGGCTTCCAATACATACATCTGTTGATGGACAATTCAACTTTAAAGGTGGATTTAAGGACTTTGAAGGTAAAGGCACACTGTCCTTAAGAGGTGGGGAGGCATATGGACAGGGTTTCGACAGGGCTACGATCTCTGTTGTATTAAAAACAAAGGAGATAGAGTTTCCATCTGTGATGGTATTCAGAGAGAACAGGGCTTTAAAAGCTAAAGGAAGGATGGGGTTTAATGAGCAATTTGATGCAGAAGTACAGGCTGATAGGGTAAAGTTAAGCGATATTGATGCTGTAAAGAAGAACCTCAGATTTGATTCTGCCTTTTCTCTATCAATCTCTGGTAGGGGTTCATTTGATAGCCCTGTTATAAGTGGAAAAACAGTTATCAGTAAACTTACCCATAAAAAGAGGGATTTTGGTGGAGGGTTGCTTGAGTGGCATATAGAGAAGAAGAGATTGAATGTCATTCTTTCGTTATTAGATAAGGGAATAAGAGGCGATATAGAGATGCAGTTTATACAACAGCTTCCATGGAAGGCTTCGGTGGTCATGAATAAAGCAAGACTCGACCCATTTATAAATGAATTCTCAAAAACAGATGGGGTCCCCCAAAAATCCAAAGATTTTTTTGGGGTTTTAGTTACAGGAAAGATAGACGCAAATGGATATGCACTGGATATGAAGACGATGAGTCTCATGGCAGAGATTACTTCGCTATCTTCCGATATCTATGGGTACAGGGTAATCAATGATGGACCAATAACCTTCAACATGAAAGGAGGCAACCTCAGAATAGGTCTGTTTAGATTAAAAGGTGAAGGCACATCCCTCGATGTAGATGGATGGGTGAAGGTTACAGAGGGGTATAACCTTAATCTTAATGGAGGCGCAGAACTGGTATTACTGAGACTTTTCAGTAGTGAGATAGAACAGATAAGTGGAAGTGCTCAGATAGCTGTTGCTATCAGTGGAAAATGGGAGAATCCTGACATACAGGGAGGAGTAATTATACAGAACGGAGTTTTAAAATTTAAAGGTATGCCACAGAGAATAGCAGGCTTGAGGGGTGAGATGGTTTTAGATAAGAATAAGATTGTATTAGAGAACCTTATGGGGGGGTATGGTAGAGGTGGAGCAAAGATTTCTGGGGTGGCATATCTAAAAGGTTTCATACCATACAGGTTCTATGCACAGATTGCAATAAAAGACATAGATGTAATGTATCCAGAAGGTCTAAACATGCTTCTTGATGGAGATATTATCTATGAAGGGACGCCTAAAACACAGAGGCTGAGTGGTGATATAAAGGTAGTAAAGGCGGTATATAACAAAAGGATAGAATGGAAAAGCTGGCTGATAAAACTGACTAGGAGGCAGGAACCTCCAAGGACAGAGGTATCTACCTTTGGTGATACAGAACTGAATCTGCGTCTTACTGGTAAGGAGAATATATGGATAGATAATAATGTAGCAAAGACACCCATCACAGCAGACCTTATTATTAGAGGAACAGTTAATAATCCACAGATGCTTGGCAGATTGACTTCTTCTGGAGGGACAGTCTTTTTCAGGAGCAATGAATTCAGGATTATATCTGCTACAGCAGATTTCATTGATCCAAAGAGGATATATCCAGTATTCAATCTAAATGCAGATAGCAAGATAAGAAACTATCTTGTTCGTCTTGTCCTTTCAGGACATCTCGACAGGTTTGACCTTTCACTCACATCCGATCCACCACTGTCTGATCAGGACATACTGGCACTTCTTACTGTGGGTCAAACAAGCAAAGGGTTACGGGGAATAGAGGCGGGGGTAAGTGCCTCAGAAGCGGCTTCATTTGTTACAGGGAAGATTCAGGATGTGATAGAAGAAAGGTTAAAGGATATAGTAGGGTTTGACCGTTTTCAGATAGACCCTTATGTGAGTCGTTCTGTGACATCGGGCTCTCCAAGGGTGACCGTAGGCAAAAGATTGCTTGCTGATAAACTTTATGTTACCTATTCTACAAATATAGGGAGTGCTGAGGAACAACTCCTGCAGGTGGAATACATATTCAGTAAGAGATTTTCCCTTATAGGGATCAGAGATGAGCAAGGGCAGGTTGGCGGTGACATAAAATTCAGGTTAGAATTTAGGTAA
- the bamA gene encoding outer membrane protein assembly factor BamA, with the protein MSILLFFVYCIYPSSTSGSNPSETPFTPLESPTHWGGDEYKTFLERVEFKAPPFLTGFTNEKITSIEVEGHASLPSDVIKSLMGIRIGENLDKKKISEGIKRLFHKGIFRDISVDVTRQADGLRLKYVITEKTMVDDISFTGNSNIRSSKLREVMAIREGEEFSEARLHDSMKEIVRFYERKGYKGTKVSFQSKKTKKPYRINIIVNITEGAEIRIADIGFGVDESRIISLMSLARGDIMNMDILLEDIKSIKSFYISEGYINPVVGPPEIIYKDIMAYIKIPVALGVKVDFEFSGNTSFSSKKLSDELKGVYTDRSDEIENLIEDSIRSITKFYRDKGYYFVNVSADQKSEAESRIKILFNINEGKRVYIKGITFEGNRAISSDRLKELIESKKKGIFSGGILSDNTMEDDLRKIIELYNALGYLKAEITEKDIRFNPDKTEAYIKIKIKEGVRTKVSSLKVIGNRLFSDKELLNHISTKEGMPYNEFNLLEDKYSILALYSKKGYIYTDVVLERQFAEDYSSVNITIIIEEERPVRIGKVIVRGNYDTTEDVIRREILVNEGDLYDYEKIYKTQQNLYRLGIFSDVKFEPLDPDSKKHVEDMILSVKEKKAGAVEFSVGYGDYDRFRGSIEILHKNLLGSNRQVNLKGEMSDIERRYSLGYRQPWFLNKHMDFKGSLLREYKRAINIDTREIRYEFKKIAGTFGLEKPITEKIKGAVFYQYELVETYNIKPGAILAKEDRGTVAISSINPSIFLDTRNDPFNPSKGTFSGITLKYATQFLASEAEFYKLTGISSWFFGLKKGVVFAVSGKGGIGRGLGDSKEIPLVERFFLGGRTTVRGYDQDSLGPKGSDGTPTGGNAYVSVSSELRFTIAGGFGAVVFMDGGNVWQTKDIIGINMKYTTGLGIRYNTPVGPLRLDYGYKLRRETGESRGELHFTLGHAF; encoded by the coding sequence TTGAGCATTCTCCTCTTTTTTGTATATTGTATCTATCCTTCATCTACATCTGGTAGTAATCCTTCAGAAACACCATTTACCCCGTTAGAAAGCCCCACCCATTGGGGTGGGGATGAATATAAAACTTTTCTGGAAAGGGTAGAGTTTAAAGCCCCACCCTTTCTAACGGGGTTTACCAACGAAAAAATAACATCAATAGAGGTTGAAGGACATGCGAGCCTACCTTCTGATGTGATCAAATCTCTTATGGGAATCAGAATAGGGGAAAACTTAGATAAAAAGAAGATAAGTGAGGGAATAAAAAGGCTGTTCCATAAAGGCATATTCAGGGATATATCTGTAGATGTAACGAGGCAGGCTGATGGATTGAGACTTAAATATGTAATTACAGAGAAAACTATGGTAGATGATATTTCTTTTACGGGTAACAGCAATATAAGAAGTAGCAAACTCAGAGAGGTAATGGCCATCAGAGAAGGAGAAGAATTTTCAGAGGCAAGGCTTCATGATTCCATGAAGGAGATAGTGCGATTTTATGAACGAAAGGGATATAAAGGCACGAAGGTCAGTTTTCAATCAAAGAAGACAAAAAAACCTTATAGGATAAATATAATCGTTAATATCACAGAAGGAGCCGAGATAAGAATAGCTGATATAGGTTTCGGTGTGGACGAATCAAGGATTATTTCTTTAATGAGTCTTGCTCGTGGGGATATTATGAATATGGACATTTTGTTGGAGGATATTAAGTCGATCAAGTCTTTTTATATAAGTGAAGGCTATATAAATCCTGTGGTAGGACCACCGGAAATAATCTATAAAGATATAATGGCATATATAAAGATTCCTGTGGCGCTTGGAGTAAAGGTTGATTTTGAGTTTTCTGGGAACACTTCTTTTTCCTCAAAAAAACTCTCTGATGAACTAAAGGGCGTTTATACAGATAGAAGTGATGAAATCGAAAACCTTATTGAAGATAGTATAAGGAGCATAACCAAGTTTTACAGGGATAAAGGATACTATTTTGTCAATGTATCTGCTGACCAGAAATCAGAGGCAGAAAGTCGGATAAAAATACTGTTTAATATAAATGAGGGCAAAAGGGTTTATATTAAAGGAATAACATTTGAGGGTAACAGGGCTATCAGTTCTGATAGACTGAAAGAACTTATTGAATCCAAGAAGAAAGGAATCTTCAGTGGAGGTATATTATCCGACAATACCATGGAAGATGACCTCAGGAAGATTATAGAGCTCTATAACGCCCTCGGGTATCTCAAGGCTGAGATTACTGAGAAAGATATCAGATTCAATCCAGATAAAACAGAGGCTTACATAAAGATAAAGATTAAGGAAGGTGTGAGGACAAAGGTTAGCAGTCTGAAGGTGATTGGTAACAGGTTGTTCTCGGATAAGGAACTACTGAATCATATATCAACGAAGGAAGGAATGCCATACAATGAATTTAATCTCCTTGAGGATAAATACAGTATATTAGCGCTTTATTCAAAGAAGGGTTATATATACACAGATGTAGTTCTTGAACGACAATTCGCAGAAGATTATTCATCTGTAAATATTACGATAATAATAGAAGAAGAAAGACCTGTAAGGATAGGAAAGGTAATAGTCAGAGGCAATTACGATACGACGGAGGATGTTATAAGAAGAGAGATTCTGGTGAATGAGGGTGATCTATACGACTATGAAAAAATATATAAGACCCAGCAGAATCTATACAGGCTTGGAATCTTCAGTGATGTAAAGTTTGAGCCACTTGATCCTGACAGTAAAAAACATGTGGAAGATATGATTCTAAGTGTAAAAGAGAAAAAGGCTGGTGCTGTTGAATTCAGTGTCGGTTATGGGGATTATGATAGATTCAGAGGTTCGATCGAGATACTCCATAAAAACCTGCTTGGCTCTAATAGACAGGTAAACCTGAAAGGCGAGATGAGTGACATTGAAAGGAGATATTCACTTGGTTATAGACAGCCATGGTTTTTGAACAAACATATGGACTTTAAGGGTTCTTTATTAAGAGAATATAAAAGGGCGATAAATATTGATACAAGAGAGATAAGATACGAATTTAAAAAGATAGCAGGAACATTTGGTTTAGAGAAGCCAATTACAGAGAAAATAAAAGGTGCAGTTTTTTATCAGTATGAACTGGTTGAAACATACAATATAAAGCCAGGGGCTATACTTGCGAAGGAAGACAGAGGAACTGTCGCCATTAGCAGTATTAATCCATCCATTTTTCTGGATACGAGAAATGACCCATTCAATCCATCAAAAGGAACATTCAGTGGCATAACACTCAAATATGCGACGCAATTCCTTGCCTCAGAGGCGGAGTTTTATAAATTAACAGGTATAAGCAGCTGGTTCTTTGGACTTAAAAAGGGAGTTGTATTCGCAGTATCTGGTAAAGGTGGTATAGGTAGAGGACTGGGTGATTCTAAGGAAATACCGTTAGTGGAGAGGTTCTTTCTTGGTGGTAGAACTACTGTAAGGGGATACGACCAGGATTCTCTCGGTCCTAAAGGATCAGATGGGACACCAACAGGTGGAAACGCATATGTATCTGTCAGTAGCGAATTACGATTCACTATTGCAGGAGGTTTTGGTGCTGTTGTCTTTATGGATGGTGGAAATGTATGGCAGACCAAGGATATCATTGGTATAAATATGAAATATACCACAGGACTCGGCATAAGATATAATACACCTGTAGGTCCACTCCGCCTTGATTATGGGTATAAACTGAGAAGAGAAACTGGAGAGAGTCGCGGAGAACTTCATTTTACACTAGGCCATGCGTTTTAA
- a CDS encoding aminotransferase class V-fold PLP-dependent enzyme yields MRKVYMDNIATTPCHPKVVEAMQPYFRDIFGNPQSDHEFGWKAKTDIEEARVKVANLINADAGEIIFTSSATEANNFVLKGISHAYEKKGRHIIISAIEHRSMLTPCKFLEKSGSKVTYLPVDKYGMVNPDDLRKAITDETILTSIMLANNEIGTIEPVVELSKIAKEKGILFHTDAACAVGTIPVDVNELNVDLMSLTAHKFYGPKGVGALYVRKGVKITPLIHGGVQERGRRTGIENVPGIVGFGVASELAKAEMKERNKHLISLRDRLVKGVLERIDHVYYNGHPTERLPNNANFVIEFVEGEAMLLSLMNEGIATASASTCTMMSLEVSHVLTSIGLPAHVANSSLVFSLGTNNTEEDVNRVLEVLPKVVERLRSMSAIYPGRQ; encoded by the coding sequence ATGCGTAAGGTGTATATGGATAATATAGCTACAACCCCATGTCATCCAAAGGTTGTGGAGGCGATGCAGCCGTATTTCAGGGATATATTTGGCAATCCCCAAAGCGATCATGAGTTTGGCTGGAAGGCAAAGACGGATATAGAAGAGGCAAGGGTAAAGGTAGCAAATCTTATAAATGCAGACGCTGGTGAAATAATCTTTACCTCTTCTGCCACAGAGGCAAACAACTTTGTGCTTAAAGGAATTTCTCATGCGTATGAGAAAAAGGGGAGGCATATAATTATATCGGCTATAGAGCACCGTTCAATGCTTACTCCCTGTAAATTTCTTGAAAAATCAGGCTCTAAGGTAACATACTTGCCTGTTGATAAATACGGGATGGTTAATCCTGACGATTTAAGAAAAGCGATTACGGATGAGACAATCCTTACATCCATCATGCTTGCAAACAATGAAATCGGGACTATCGAGCCTGTAGTTGAGTTGAGTAAGATTGCAAAGGAGAAAGGGATACTATTTCATACCGATGCTGCTTGTGCAGTCGGGACAATACCTGTTGATGTAAACGAACTAAATGTGGATCTTATGTCTCTTACAGCGCATAAGTTTTATGGACCTAAAGGTGTCGGAGCCCTCTATGTAAGAAAAGGTGTAAAGATTACACCACTTATCCATGGAGGAGTACAGGAAAGGGGTAGAAGAACAGGTATCGAAAATGTTCCAGGTATTGTAGGATTCGGTGTTGCCTCAGAACTTGCAAAGGCAGAGATGAAAGAAAGGAATAAGCACCTTATTTCATTAAGGGATAGACTCGTAAAGGGAGTACTTGAACGAATAGACCATGTCTATTACAATGGACATCCAACAGAGAGACTACCCAACAATGCAAATTTTGTTATAGAATTTGTTGAGGGTGAGGCTATGCTTCTTTCTCTCATGAACGAAGGTATAGCAACCGCAAGTGCATCAACATGCACCATGATGTCGCTCGAGGTTTCACATGTGCTTACTTCGATAGGTCTACCAGCACATGTGGCAAATAGTTCTCTTGTATTCAGCCTTGGTACAAACAATACAGAAGAAGATGTGAATAGGGTACTTGAGGTACTACCTAAGGTAGTTGAGAGATTGAGGTCTATGTCAGCGATATATCCAGGTAGACAATAA
- a CDS encoding ATP-binding protein: protein MEKNLIKREIFPQIVRHLHKEEVTVITGARQTGKTTLLLQLKDYLIKVKKINSSRIKVFNLDLFSDLEGIRNQTDFIKFLREELNKEKFLYVFIDEIQRLENPGKFLKGIYDLNLPLKLVVTGSSSLEMKSKIFESLTGRKKVFHIWPFSFSEYLSCHDPMLSELIKKRAISTIHKRVIFDHLLDFIIFGGYPRAVLAKSKEEKIQVLNEIYSSYVEKDIVGFIKIKNPLTFSKLVALLSNQVGSLINLKEISNTLGINYRTLEHYLSVLENTFVINITRPFFTNIRKELTKMPKIYFVDNGIRNLAIRYFAKFLDNRDKGELLENFVFSSLLKKGDMIINYWRTKDKSEVDFICRDYYGNTIPLEVKANEFKKPEINKGLRSFIEKYNPAKAFLLNLSLEEKIKFKNTNIEFILPYSIERILIKE, encoded by the coding sequence ATGGAAAAAAATCTTATTAAAAGAGAAATATTTCCTCAAATAGTCAGACATCTTCATAAAGAAGAAGTTACGGTTATTACCGGGGCACGCCAAACTGGTAAAACAACCCTTCTTTTACAATTAAAGGATTATTTGATTAAAGTAAAAAAGATTAATTCGTCAAGAATCAAAGTCTTTAATCTTGATTTGTTCAGTGATTTAGAAGGAATAAGAAATCAAACCGATTTTATCAAGTTTCTTCGCGAAGAATTAAATAAAGAAAAATTTCTTTATGTATTTATTGATGAAATTCAAAGGTTAGAAAATCCCGGTAAATTTTTAAAAGGAATTTATGATTTAAATCTGCCATTAAAATTAGTTGTTACTGGATCCTCATCATTAGAAATGAAATCAAAAATTTTTGAGTCTTTAACAGGGAGAAAAAAGGTTTTTCATATTTGGCCATTTTCTTTCTCGGAATATCTTTCCTGTCATGATCCAATGCTCTCAGAATTAATTAAGAAAAGAGCTATCTCTACTATCCACAAGAGAGTAATTTTTGACCATCTTCTTGATTTTATTATATTTGGAGGTTATCCTCGTGCTGTTTTGGCTAAAAGCAAAGAGGAAAAGATTCAAGTGTTAAATGAAATTTATTCTAGCTACGTTGAAAAAGATATTGTTGGTTTTATAAAAATTAAAAATCCTCTCACTTTTTCAAAATTGGTTGCACTTCTATCTAACCAAGTCGGTAGTCTAATCAATCTCAAAGAGATAAGTAATACCTTAGGAATTAATTATCGAACTTTAGAACACTACTTATCAGTCCTCGAGAACACTTTTGTTATTAATATCACCAGACCATTTTTTACTAATATTCGGAAGGAACTTACCAAAATGCCTAAGATTTATTTCGTTGACAATGGTATCAGGAATCTTGCTATTAGATATTTTGCTAAATTCTTAGATAACCGTGACAAAGGAGAACTTTTAGAAAATTTTGTTTTTTCTTCTTTATTAAAGAAAGGAGATATGATAATTAACTATTGGCGGACTAAAGATAAAAGTGAAGTCGATTTTATTTGTAGGGATTATTATGGAAATACAATTCCTCTGGAGGTGAAGGCGAATGAATTCAAGAAACCAGAAATTAACAAAGGGCTCAGGTCTTTTATAGAGAAATATAACCCTGCAAAAGCATTTTTACTCAATCTTTCTTTAGAAGAAAAGATAAAATTTAAAAATACCAACATCGAATTCATTCTCCCATATAGCATAGAGAGGATTTTAATAAAAGAATAA
- the nifU gene encoding Fe-S cluster assembly scaffold protein NifU: protein MYSELVMEHFSNPRNVGEIPDADGVGVEGNPLCGDVMKISIKVKDDRIDDIKFKTFGCGAAIAVSSIITEMVKGKTLEEALSVSKEKVSEELGGLPPNKMHCSNLGADALRKAIEDYRNRKTQAPTEVTEKVAEMREHICPYCNGKTEETYPLCGVCGADIKSEK from the coding sequence ATGTATTCAGAATTGGTGATGGAACATTTTAGTAATCCAAGAAATGTTGGTGAAATACCCGATGCCGATGGTGTTGGAGTAGAGGGCAATCCACTCTGTGGTGATGTGATGAAGATATCTATAAAAGTTAAAGATGACCGCATCGATGACATAAAGTTCAAGACATTCGGATGCGGAGCTGCAATCGCTGTAAGCAGTATTATCACAGAGATGGTAAAGGGTAAGACACTTGAAGAGGCGCTCTCAGTATCGAAGGAGAAGGTGTCCGAAGAACTCGGAGGTCTTCCACCAAACAAGATGCACTGCTCAAATCTTGGTGCAGATGCATTAAGAAAGGCGATAGAAGATTACAGAAACAGGAAGACTCAGGCGCCCACAGAGGTGACCGAAAAAGTGGCTGAAATGAGGGAACATATATGCCCATACTGTAATGGAAAAACTGAAGAGACATATCCCCTCTGTGGTGTATGCGGGGCAGATATAAAGAGTGAAAAGTGA